The following proteins are encoded in a genomic region of Pseudodesulfovibrio mercurii:
- the ftsE gene encoding cell division ATP-binding protein FtsE has protein sequence MVNVERLSYNFGSYWALKDISFTLEKGEFLFLTGHSGAGKTTLLRLLYGALPVTRGRASVAGFQLNTLKKRDIPRLRRKVGVVFQDFKILPERTVFDNVAMALEVRGLPRTHLERRVRAIIRALGLETRSYSLCERLSGGEQQRVAIARSMVANPELILADEPTGNLDVDLTLHLMEIFKQFHTYGTSVIMATHSTEVLECVPSARILHLQDGRIEEPGDMGEPDDEPDESRDDPFDDPFADDETGLDEVGL, from the coding sequence ATGGTCAATGTGGAACGACTGTCCTACAACTTCGGCTCCTACTGGGCCCTCAAGGACATCTCCTTCACCCTGGAAAAGGGCGAGTTCCTCTTTCTGACGGGCCACTCGGGCGCGGGCAAGACCACGCTCCTGCGCCTGCTGTACGGCGCGCTGCCCGTCACCCGGGGCCGCGCCTCGGTCGCCGGGTTCCAGCTCAACACCCTGAAAAAGCGCGATATCCCCAGGCTCCGCCGCAAGGTCGGCGTGGTCTTTCAGGACTTCAAGATCCTGCCCGAGCGCACGGTTTTCGACAACGTGGCCATGGCCCTGGAGGTGCGCGGCTTGCCCCGCACCCACCTGGAGCGCCGCGTGCGCGCCATCATCCGGGCCCTGGGCCTGGAGACCCGCAGCTATTCCCTGTGCGAACGCCTCTCCGGCGGCGAGCAGCAGCGCGTGGCCATCGCCCGGTCCATGGTCGCCAACCCCGAGTTGATCCTGGCCGACGAACCCACCGGCAACCTGGACGTGGACCTGACCCTGCACCTCATGGAGATCTTCAAGCAGTTCCACACCTACGGCACCTCGGTCATCATGGCCACCCACTCCACCGAGGTCCTGGAGTGCGTGCCGAGCGCGCGCATCCTGCACCTCCAGGACGGACGCATCGAGGAACCGGGCGACATGGGCGAACCCGACGACGAGCCGGACGAATCCCGGGACGACCCGTTCGACGATCCCTTTGCCGACGACGAGACCGGACTGGACGAGGTGGGCCTGTGA
- a CDS encoding rubrerythrin family protein — protein MTKTMENLKAAFAGESQANRKYLAYAEKADAEGKPGVAKLFRAAAAAETIHAHAHLRLMKGVGTTEENLKDAIAGETYEFKSMYPEMMEDAKAEGENAILRYFGFANEAEKVHAELYAEALEDPDKFADAEFYICSVCGHTMNGEPTDKCPICGAAVKAYRKVEA, from the coding sequence ATGACCAAGACCATGGAGAACCTGAAGGCCGCTTTCGCCGGGGAATCCCAGGCCAACCGCAAATATCTGGCCTATGCCGAGAAGGCCGACGCCGAGGGCAAGCCGGGCGTGGCCAAGCTGTTCCGCGCCGCCGCGGCCGCCGAGACCATCCATGCCCATGCGCACCTGCGCCTGATGAAGGGCGTCGGCACCACCGAGGAGAACCTGAAGGACGCCATCGCGGGCGAGACCTACGAGTTCAAGTCCATGTATCCCGAGATGATGGAGGACGCCAAGGCCGAGGGCGAGAACGCCATCCTGCGCTATTTCGGCTTCGCCAACGAGGCGGAGAAGGTCCACGCCGAGCTGTACGCCGAGGCCCTGGAAGACCCGGACAAGTTCGCCGACGCCGAGTTCTACATCTGTTCCGTGTGCGGCCACACCATGAACGGCGAACCCACGGACAAGTGCCCCATCTGCGGCGCGGCCGTGAAGGCCTACCGGAAGGTCGAAGCCTAG
- a CDS encoding aminotransferase class IV, with amino-acid sequence MIHYKDGGYGLEGVRLDPAGGAFRFGAGLWETVYYNGRELCHLDRHLDRLLHGLRSYGLEYATVDFPAVAGQVLNRNGLEGRPARVDIVYPVDGRAASPVLTAEAVEPKPYKAFRLCVCEDRHVSALNAVRTTNGMFRFLALRQATARGFDDAALFDLGGNVLEAAGGALVFEKQGQFVCVDSPYCAPSVALDLARTVLDILPVRVPSADLESFRHAYLLNSLIGMRPVVAVGETAFVPDDAACDRVSPLILGESA; translated from the coding sequence ATGATACATTACAAGGATGGCGGGTACGGTCTGGAGGGGGTCCGGCTGGACCCGGCGGGCGGTGCCTTCCGGTTTGGTGCCGGGTTGTGGGAGACGGTCTATTACAACGGCCGGGAGCTGTGTCATCTGGACCGTCATCTGGACCGGCTGCTGCATGGGCTGCGATCGTACGGCCTGGAGTATGCGACGGTGGATTTCCCGGCCGTGGCCGGGCAGGTGTTGAACCGCAACGGATTGGAGGGTCGGCCCGCGCGGGTGGACATCGTCTATCCGGTGGACGGACGGGCGGCCTCGCCGGTGCTCACGGCCGAGGCGGTGGAGCCCAAGCCGTACAAGGCGTTCCGGCTGTGCGTGTGCGAGGACCGGCATGTCTCGGCCCTGAACGCGGTCCGGACCACCAACGGAATGTTCCGGTTCCTGGCCTTGCGCCAGGCAACGGCCCGGGGGTTCGACGACGCGGCCCTGTTCGATCTGGGCGGCAACGTGCTCGAGGCGGCGGGCGGGGCCCTGGTCTTCGAGAAGCAGGGGCAGTTCGTGTGTGTGGACTCGCCCTATTGCGCGCCGTCCGTGGCCCTGGACCTGGCCCGCACCGTGCTGGATATTTTGCCCGTGCGCGTGCCGTCGGCGGACCTCGAATCCTTCCGGCACGCCTATCTGCTCAACTCGCTCATCGGCATGCGCCCGGTGGTGGCCGTGGGCGAGACCGCCTTCGTGCCCGACGACGCGGCCTGCGACAGGGTCTCGCCCCTGATCCTGGGCGAATCCGCCTAG
- a CDS encoding YifB family Mg chelatase-like AAA ATPase: MIATISCAALMGIDAFKVQLEVDFSRSGMPAFTMVGLAEGAVRESKERVFSALKNCGFKVPPARITVNLAPADVRKEGSGYDLPLAIGILTAMGVIDQRAVDGWFLAGELSLSGDLKSVPGVLPLALAARKEGGRGIIVPEQNGREGAVAGDLAVIGAADLGRVVRMLLGEDTIAPASVDIDTLWNERTTHLVDFGEVKGQEHAKRAIEIAAAGGHNLLFIGPPGSGKTMLAKRIPTVLPPLSFEEALEVTKIYSVAGLLPADRALMVTRPFRTPHHTISDVGLVGGGRYPQPGETSLAHRGVLFLDEMPEFKKSVLEVLRQPLEDGEVSISRSLMTLKYPADVMLVAAMNPCPCGYLSDENHPCTCSPLAVQRYRSRISGPLLDRIDLHVDVPAVPYEKLRQTRSEMDSATMRAHILAARRTQAERYQGRHFSLNAELDGAALEEFCALGDNEHRFLRQAVETLGLSARAYTRVLRISRTIADLAQARTIGPDHLAEAINYRSMDREGAG, translated from the coding sequence GTGATCGCCACCATCTCCTGCGCCGCCCTCATGGGCATCGACGCCTTCAAGGTCCAGCTCGAAGTCGACTTCTCCCGGTCCGGCATGCCCGCCTTCACCATGGTCGGACTGGCCGAGGGCGCGGTGCGCGAATCCAAGGAGCGCGTCTTCTCCGCCCTCAAGAACTGCGGCTTCAAGGTCCCGCCCGCCCGGATCACCGTGAACCTCGCCCCGGCCGACGTGCGCAAGGAGGGCAGCGGCTACGACCTGCCGCTGGCCATCGGCATCCTCACCGCCATGGGCGTCATCGACCAGCGGGCCGTGGACGGCTGGTTCCTGGCCGGGGAACTGTCCTTAAGCGGCGACCTCAAGTCCGTGCCCGGCGTCCTGCCCCTTGCCCTGGCCGCGCGCAAGGAAGGCGGCCGGGGCATCATCGTGCCCGAACAGAACGGCCGCGAGGGCGCGGTGGCCGGAGACCTCGCCGTCATCGGGGCCGCCGACCTCGGCCGGGTCGTGCGCATGCTCCTGGGCGAAGACACCATCGCCCCGGCCAGCGTGGACATCGACACCCTCTGGAACGAACGGACCACCCATCTCGTCGACTTCGGCGAGGTCAAGGGCCAGGAACACGCCAAGCGGGCCATCGAGATCGCCGCCGCCGGAGGCCACAACCTGCTCTTCATCGGCCCGCCCGGCTCGGGCAAGACCATGCTCGCCAAACGCATCCCCACGGTCCTGCCGCCCCTGTCCTTCGAAGAGGCCCTGGAGGTGACCAAGATCTACTCCGTGGCCGGTCTGCTCCCGGCCGACCGCGCCCTCATGGTCACCCGACCCTTCCGCACCCCGCACCACACCATCTCCGACGTGGGCCTGGTCGGCGGCGGCCGCTACCCCCAGCCCGGCGAGACCTCCCTGGCCCACCGCGGCGTGCTCTTCCTCGACGAAATGCCCGAGTTCAAAAAATCCGTGCTCGAAGTCCTGCGCCAACCCCTCGAAGACGGCGAGGTCTCCATCTCCCGCTCGCTCATGACCCTCAAATACCCGGCCGACGTCATGCTCGTGGCCGCCATGAACCCCTGCCCCTGCGGCTACCTGTCCGACGAAAACCACCCCTGCACCTGCTCCCCGCTGGCCGTCCAACGCTACCGCTCGCGCATCTCCGGCCCCCTCCTCGACCGCATCGACCTGCACGTGGACGTGCCCGCCGTGCCCTACGAAAAACTCCGCCAGACCCGCTCGGAAATGGACTCCGCCACCATGCGCGCCCATATCCTCGCCGCCCGGCGCACCCAGGCCGAACGCTACCAGGGCCGTCACTTCTCCCTCAACGCCGAACTCGACGGCGCCGCCCTCGAAGAATTCTGCGCCCTCGGCGACAACGAGCACCGCTTCCTCCGCCAGGCCGTCGAAACCCTCGGCCTGTCCGCCCGGGCCTACACCCGCGTCCTGCGCATCTCCCGAACCATCGCCGACCTCGCCCAGGCCCGCACCATCGGCCCCGACCACCTCGCCGAAGCCATCAACTACCGCAGCATGGACCGCGAAGGCGCCGGCTAA
- a CDS encoding methyl-accepting chemotaxis protein, whose amino-acid sequence MGIRSKLFLPLLGMALVMLVGGYLMLRSQFADLENSFVSLIMRGKIEDVQQSITQISESALQQAALFSRMPEVVEAYAEANRGNMDDEADPTLQAARERLRASLAPTLKGYKESVGKSVQLHFHLPTARSLLRTWREKQARKNGKWVDISDDLSGFRNTVIDVNRTHKPVQGIEPGRGGFTIRGLAPVTGPDGAHLGSVEVLLGFDNILKTMEGSGTIRALLYMDAKLLPVTTQLQDPAKNPVKDGRFVLIYGQKNETARELATTALLEGGMRSSLVEVVGHDGVAVFPVKDYRGDTIGAILLSMDISGQQAMMSAVAWMVGIGLLIVVIVPLVIIFWVVEYSVKRPIQQCAELASDIAQGNLESRTCKMRSDEMGIILEGMCDMNAHLADTIGNIRDISREVAEGCGELSQASDSLSQGANRQAAGIEEIAASLEEMSGSIRQTADIAAKTETTATKASNDAETGGQAVARTVEAMKKIADEIGIIEEIARQTNLLALNAAIEAARAGEAGKGFAVVAAEVRKLAERSGTAAAGISELSSSSVAVAEEAGELLKRMVPDIKSTAELIQEIAAAAAEQSQGIEQVARAIQDSETVVQQNASTSEEVAATAAALSDSSRSLHEAIGHFKLGDEDGGDGLKRY is encoded by the coding sequence ATGGGTATCCGTTCCAAACTCTTTTTGCCCCTGCTGGGCATGGCCCTGGTCATGCTGGTCGGCGGCTATCTGATGCTGCGGTCCCAGTTCGCGGACCTGGAGAACTCCTTCGTCTCCCTGATCATGCGGGGCAAGATCGAGGACGTGCAGCAGTCCATCACCCAGATTTCCGAGAGCGCCCTGCAGCAGGCCGCGCTGTTCAGCCGCATGCCCGAGGTGGTCGAGGCCTATGCCGAGGCCAACCGGGGGAACATGGACGACGAGGCCGACCCCACGCTTCAGGCGGCCAGGGAGCGGCTGCGCGCGTCGCTGGCCCCCACGCTCAAGGGGTACAAGGAGAGCGTGGGCAAGAGCGTCCAGCTCCATTTCCACCTGCCCACGGCCCGCAGCCTGCTGCGCACCTGGCGCGAGAAGCAGGCCAGGAAGAACGGCAAGTGGGTGGACATCTCCGACGACCTTTCCGGATTCCGCAACACGGTCATCGACGTGAACAGGACCCACAAGCCGGTCCAGGGCATCGAGCCGGGCCGAGGCGGGTTCACCATCCGGGGGCTGGCCCCTGTGACCGGGCCCGACGGGGCGCATCTCGGGTCCGTGGAGGTCCTGCTCGGGTTCGACAACATCCTCAAGACCATGGAGGGTTCGGGGACCATCAGGGCCCTGCTGTACATGGACGCGAAGCTGCTGCCCGTGACCACCCAGTTGCAGGACCCGGCCAAGAACCCGGTCAAGGACGGCAGGTTCGTGCTCATCTACGGCCAGAAGAACGAGACGGCGCGGGAATTGGCCACAACGGCCCTGCTGGAGGGCGGCATGCGCTCGTCCCTGGTGGAGGTCGTGGGGCATGACGGCGTGGCCGTGTTCCCGGTCAAGGACTACCGGGGGGACACCATCGGCGCCATCCTCCTGTCCATGGACATCTCGGGCCAGCAGGCCATGATGTCGGCCGTGGCCTGGATGGTCGGCATCGGGCTGCTCATCGTCGTAATCGTGCCCCTGGTGATCATCTTCTGGGTGGTGGAATATTCCGTGAAGCGGCCCATCCAGCAGTGTGCGGAACTGGCCTCGGACATCGCCCAGGGCAACCTGGAGAGCCGGACGTGCAAGATGCGTTCGGACGAGATGGGCATCATCCTGGAGGGCATGTGCGACATGAACGCCCACCTGGCCGACACCATCGGCAACATCCGCGACATCTCGCGCGAGGTGGCCGAGGGGTGCGGCGAGCTCTCCCAGGCCAGCGACAGCCTGTCCCAGGGGGCCAACCGGCAGGCCGCCGGGATCGAGGAGATCGCGGCCAGCCTGGAGGAGATGTCGGGCTCCATCCGCCAGACCGCGGACATCGCGGCCAAGACCGAGACCACCGCGACCAAGGCGTCCAACGACGCCGAGACCGGGGGCCAGGCCGTGGCCCGCACCGTGGAGGCCATGAAGAAGATCGCGGACGAGATCGGGATCATCGAGGAGATCGCCCGCCAGACCAATCTGCTGGCCCTGAACGCGGCCATCGAGGCGGCCAGGGCCGGGGAGGCGGGCAAGGGGTTCGCCGTGGTTGCGGCCGAGGTGCGCAAGCTGGCCGAGCGCAGCGGCACGGCGGCGGCGGGCATCAGCGAGCTTTCCTCGAGCAGCGTGGCCGTGGCCGAGGAGGCCGGGGAACTGCTCAAGCGCATGGTCCCGGACATCAAGAGCACGGCCGAACTGATCCAGGAGATCGCGGCGGCCGCCGCCGAGCAGAGCCAGGGCATCGAGCAGGTGGCCCGGGCCATCCAGGACTCCGAGACCGTGGTCCAGCAGAACGCCTCCACCTCCGAGGAGGTCGCGGCCACGGCCGCCGCCCTGTCCGACAGCTCCCGGAGCCTGCACGAGGCCATCGGCCACTTCAAGCTGGGCGACGAGGACGGCGGGGACGGCCTGAAACGGTACTGA
- a CDS encoding sensor histidine kinase: MIEKRHIGETAVYAAVLMAGIWLFVRLDAYEAFHRWSRAREGWELDELALILPAVLVCLVLFSFNRTRELRKRARLLEESRRELAKAHESLRSLNQSREAFLTTACHELKSPLIGIVNAFELLRMTEDQGEREELIQLAGVAARKLGILVDGVLEFSRQESMAPAPTVFSPAELLASVRDMSLLQVRSRGLALTTETADGTPPLVRGGESVLRLVALNLVGNAVRYTDRGGIRVELGSRDNPAEALVLTVSDTGRGIRAEDLATIFDPFSTTAGGPGLGIGLSIVKRLMERCRGTIEVDSAPGRGARFTVQLPVEVVDAP; this comes from the coding sequence ATGATCGAAAAAAGGCACATAGGGGAAACGGCCGTCTATGCGGCGGTCCTGATGGCGGGTATCTGGCTGTTCGTGCGGCTGGACGCCTACGAGGCCTTTCACCGGTGGAGCCGGGCGCGGGAGGGCTGGGAGCTGGACGAGCTGGCCCTGATCCTGCCCGCGGTCCTGGTCTGCCTGGTGCTCTTCTCCTTCAACCGGACCCGCGAGCTACGCAAACGGGCCCGGCTGCTGGAGGAGTCCCGCCGGGAACTGGCCAAGGCCCACGAGAGCCTGCGCAGCCTGAACCAATCCAGGGAGGCCTTCCTGACCACCGCCTGCCACGAACTGAAGAGTCCCCTCATCGGCATCGTCAACGCCTTCGAGCTGTTGCGCATGACCGAGGACCAGGGCGAACGCGAAGAGCTCATCCAACTGGCCGGGGTGGCGGCCCGCAAGCTGGGCATCCTGGTGGACGGCGTGCTCGAATTTTCCCGCCAGGAATCCATGGCGCCGGCCCCGACCGTCTTTTCCCCGGCCGAGCTGCTCGCCTCGGTCCGGGACATGTCCCTGCTCCAGGTGCGCAGCCGGGGGCTCGCCCTGACCACCGAAACGGCCGACGGCACGCCCCCCCTGGTGCGCGGCGGCGAAAGCGTCCTGCGCCTGGTGGCCCTGAACCTGGTGGGCAACGCCGTGCGCTACACCGACCGGGGCGGCATCCGGGTGGAACTCGGCTCCCGGGACAATCCCGCCGAGGCGCTGGTCCTGACCGTGTCGGACACGGGCCGGGGCATCCGGGCCGAAGACCTCGCGACCATCTTCGACCCCTTCTCCACGACCGCGGGCGGACCGGGCCTGGGCATCGGCCTATCCATCGTCAAGCGGTTGATGGAACGCTGCCGAGGGACCATCGAGGTGGACAGCGCGCCGGGCCGGGGAGCCCGCTTCACGGTCCAACTCCCGGTGGAGGTCGTGGACGCCCCCTGA
- a CDS encoding MerR family transcriptional regulator: MADTYTHKDLAVLCGVSETTIKSYRRKFPGFIPVLTRGKPIRFRPEAGEVCLKIRDCFAKGLSVNETHKILKEHFKEEPSARQRRASAPASAAPAPTGTTAGVSEEYLERFFTTAGQMMQGMAGLATAQAKAEQRLRRVESALEKLLEVEAENRALFARFLDRPAPQGSAAQAAEPAPEFEPASEFAPEPEPRPEPRLRARRIVNVRGPEGDVASYALEQEAEAEPEDFPEGEHPSDAFLTTPIVIRNEHGEFLGVPGRLPLAGFIAILVRGADGTSVRWTRRDDAWIFTMTAPDNETHDLYFVSTTTPRGNLVVLLERLDVNNLRTSPQFLQEFFRQVKDKA; encoded by the coding sequence ATGGCAGATACTTATACGCATAAGGATTTGGCCGTGCTCTGCGGCGTCTCCGAGACGACCATCAAGAGCTACCGCCGCAAGTTTCCCGGTTTCATCCCGGTCCTGACCCGGGGCAAGCCCATCCGCTTCCGGCCCGAGGCGGGCGAGGTCTGCCTGAAGATCCGCGACTGCTTCGCCAAGGGGCTGTCCGTCAACGAGACTCACAAGATCTTGAAGGAACACTTCAAGGAAGAGCCGTCCGCCCGGCAGCGCCGCGCGTCCGCCCCCGCGTCCGCCGCGCCCGCGCCGACCGGGACGACGGCCGGGGTCTCCGAGGAATACCTGGAGCGGTTCTTCACCACGGCGGGGCAGATGATGCAGGGCATGGCCGGGCTGGCCACGGCCCAGGCCAAGGCCGAACAGCGGCTGCGCCGGGTGGAGTCCGCCCTGGAAAAGCTCCTGGAGGTGGAGGCCGAGAACAGGGCCCTGTTCGCCCGGTTCCTGGACCGGCCCGCGCCGCAGGGAAGCGCCGCCCAGGCCGCCGAACCCGCGCCCGAGTTTGAACCCGCGTCCGAATTCGCGCCGGAGCCCGAGCCCCGGCCCGAACCGCGCCTGCGGGCGCGCCGCATCGTCAACGTGCGCGGCCCCGAGGGCGACGTGGCCTCCTACGCCCTGGAGCAGGAGGCCGAGGCGGAGCCGGAGGACTTCCCGGAGGGAGAGCACCCGTCGGACGCCTTCCTGACGACCCCCATCGTCATCCGCAACGAGCACGGTGAATTCCTCGGCGTGCCCGGCAGGCTCCCCCTGGCCGGGTTCATCGCCATCCTGGTGCGCGGGGCCGACGGGACCTCGGTCCGCTGGACCCGGCGGGACGACGCCTGGATATTCACCATGACCGCGCCGGACAACGAGACCCACGACCTGTACTTCGTTTCCACCACCACCCCGCGCGGCAACCTGGTGGTCCTCCTAGAGCGGCTCGACGTCAACAACCTCCGGACCTCGCCCCAGTTCCTCCAGGAATTTTTCCGCCAGGTGAAGGACAAGGCCTGA
- a CDS encoding SPFH domain-containing protein — translation MDPATMTSLITALVFVLLVVVLIIKTAVVVPQKSQFVVERLGKYAKTIGAGLHILIPFIDRIAYKRSLKEEVMDVPAQTCITRDNVSVTIDGVLYIRVIDAKMSAYGIENYYIAASQLAQTSLRSAIGKIDLDKTFEERESINASVVQAVDEAAQEWGIKVMRYEIKDITPPGTVMAAMEAQMKAEREKRAEIAISEGDRQSRINRAEGLRQEAIHVSEGEKQKRINEAEGQAQEILLVAEATAEGIRKVAEAVNLPGGPEAMNLKVAQQYVAEFGKLAKTNNTMIIPADLAGMGGMVAAATEIIGTAMARSRGKSVAPSPAPKPE, via the coding sequence ATGGATCCCGCAACCATGACCTCCCTGATCACGGCCCTGGTCTTCGTCCTGCTGGTGGTCGTCCTGATCATCAAGACCGCCGTGGTCGTGCCCCAGAAAAGCCAGTTCGTGGTCGAACGGCTCGGCAAGTACGCCAAGACCATCGGCGCGGGCCTGCACATCCTCATCCCGTTCATCGACCGCATCGCCTACAAGCGCTCCCTCAAGGAGGAGGTCATGGACGTCCCGGCCCAGACCTGCATCACCCGCGACAACGTGTCCGTGACCATCGACGGCGTGCTCTACATCCGGGTCATCGACGCCAAGATGTCCGCCTACGGCATCGAGAACTACTACATCGCCGCCTCCCAGCTGGCCCAGACCTCCCTGCGCTCGGCCATCGGCAAGATCGACCTGGACAAGACCTTCGAGGAGCGCGAGTCCATCAACGCCTCGGTGGTCCAGGCCGTGGACGAGGCCGCCCAGGAATGGGGCATCAAGGTCATGCGCTACGAGATCAAGGACATCACCCCTCCGGGCACGGTCATGGCCGCCATGGAGGCGCAGATGAAGGCCGAACGCGAGAAGCGCGCCGAGATCGCCATCTCCGAGGGCGACCGCCAGTCGCGCATCAACCGCGCCGAGGGCTTGCGCCAGGAGGCCATCCACGTGTCCGAGGGCGAAAAGCAGAAGCGCATCAACGAGGCCGAAGGCCAGGCCCAGGAAATCCTGCTCGTGGCCGAAGCCACCGCCGAAGGCATCCGCAAGGTCGCCGAGGCCGTCAACCTGCCCGGCGGACCCGAGGCCATGAACCTCAAGGTCGCCCAGCAGTACGTCGCCGAGTTCGGCAAGCTGGCCAAGACCAACAACACCATGATCATCCCGGCCGATCTGGCGGGCATGGGCGGCATGGTAGCCGCGGCCACTGAGATCATCGGCACGGCCATGGCCCGGAGCCGGGGCAAGTCCGTGGCCCCGTCCCCGGCGCCCAAGCCGGAATAG
- a CDS encoding NfeD family protein, translated as MEYFASAQNIQWLVWLGVGVFFVIAELVVPAFIVIFFGLGAFIAGATAFFGASVQVQLVVFGLSSIILILLLRKVMAKTFSGEKAEDEPEPNVVGSLAEVVEAIRPPQSGRIKFQGSFWNARSGRAVEPGSVVRIVKRDENDVNTFVVEKEQ; from the coding sequence ATGGAATATTTCGCCTCGGCGCAAAACATACAGTGGCTCGTCTGGCTGGGCGTGGGCGTGTTCTTCGTCATCGCCGAACTGGTGGTGCCCGCCTTCATCGTCATCTTCTTCGGCCTGGGCGCGTTCATCGCCGGGGCCACGGCCTTTTTCGGGGCCTCGGTCCAGGTCCAGCTGGTGGTCTTCGGCCTCTCCTCCATCATCCTCATCCTCCTGCTGCGCAAGGTAATGGCCAAGACCTTTTCCGGCGAAAAGGCCGAGGACGAGCCGGAACCCAACGTGGTCGGCTCCCTGGCCGAGGTGGTCGAGGCCATCCGCCCGCCCCAGTCCGGCCGGATTAAGTTCCAGGGGTCCTTCTGGAACGCCCGGAGCGGCCGGGCCGTGGAGCCGGGCTCCGTGGTCCGCATCGTCAAGCGTGACGAAAACGACGTGAACACCTTCGTGGTGGAAAAGGAGCAATAG
- a CDS encoding MOSC domain-containing protein encodes MGTVLAVNISDRKGERKHEVQAITLIEDHGVEHDAHGGSERQVSLLAFERIEDMRAALASLKAGDFAENITTTGLAASELAPGMRLAVGGTLLEITQIGKTCHKGCAIREQVGHCIMPLEGVFGRVIRGGTVKRGDRIEVLAP; translated from the coding sequence ATGGGAACGGTACTGGCGGTCAACATCAGCGACCGCAAGGGCGAGAGGAAGCATGAAGTTCAGGCCATCACCCTGATCGAGGACCACGGCGTGGAGCACGACGCCCACGGCGGCAGCGAGCGGCAGGTCAGCCTGCTGGCCTTCGAACGCATTGAGGACATGCGCGCGGCCCTGGCCTCGCTCAAGGCGGGCGACTTCGCGGAGAACATCACCACCACGGGCCTGGCCGCGTCCGAGCTCGCGCCGGGCATGCGCCTGGCCGTGGGCGGGACCCTGCTCGAGATCACCCAGATCGGCAAGACCTGCCACAAGGGGTGCGCCATCCGCGAACAGGTGGGCCACTGCATCATGCCCCTGGAGGGCGTGTTCGGCCGGGTGATCCGGGGCGGGACCGTCAAAAGGGGCGACCGCATCGAGGTCCTGGCCCCGTAG
- a CDS encoding ArsR/SmtB family transcription factor, giving the protein MQEIVTANRFEARARVVKAMAHSSRLMMIDELSRGERCVCDLRELVGADMSTVSKHLSVLKKAGIVEDERRGKQIYYRLRVPCVVNFFHCIESVLEAGGK; this is encoded by the coding sequence ATGCAGGAAATCGTGACGGCCAACCGCTTCGAGGCGCGGGCCAGGGTGGTCAAGGCCATGGCCCATTCGTCGAGACTGATGATGATCGACGAGCTGTCGCGCGGCGAGCGGTGCGTCTGCGACCTGCGCGAGCTGGTCGGGGCGGACATGTCCACCGTGTCCAAGCACCTGTCCGTGCTCAAGAAGGCGGGCATCGTCGAGGACGAGCGGCGCGGCAAGCAGATCTACTACCGGCTGCGCGTGCCCTGCGTGGTCAACTTCTTCCACTGCATCGAGTCCGTGCTGGAGGCGGGGGGGAAGTAG